The proteins below come from a single Zea mays cultivar B73 chromosome 8, Zm-B73-REFERENCE-NAM-5.0, whole genome shotgun sequence genomic window:
- the LOC100384528 gene encoding uncharacterized protein isoform X3: MQALKNVPPDLQTKDKFLVQTTVVPFGTADEDIVPAFFSKETDQYIEEKKLKVVTVRVSEPQVEKLINGVPHAKETAGVTVAEQTLDSVNEAPNVVNEVRHSLKASFPSLSGTPATFNENSSSVNECPTILQEFLVPSKQASFALSESASNLQESSVASIETLFSSTEASVDLKESPPLEYTPAPSEVPSLSDKESTNADNVYIPQVTKDFQNLQMKLNNLEVKLDEAKTLIVKLREANRTTILERDKLQKEMVFLKRAEAAARSQSIGFPLLFVIYVAVVGILLGYLLHL; the protein is encoded by the exons ATGCAAGCGCTAAAGAATGTTCCACCTGATTTGCAAACAAAAGACAAGTTTCTTGTGCAGACCACAGTTGTTCCATTTGGTACAGCTGACGAGGACATCGTTCCTGCTTTT TTCTCCAAAGAAACTGATCAATATATTGAGGAGAAGAAGTTGAAAGTTGTCACTGTCAGAGTATCAGAGCCTCAAGTAGAGAAGCTCATCAATGGAGTTCCCCATGCCAAGGAAACAGCTGGAGTTACTGTGGCAGAGCAGACACTAGATAGTGTGAATGAAGCACCTAATGTGGTGAATGAAGTTCGTCATTCTCTGAAAGCAAGCTTTCCGTCTTTAAGTGGAACTCCTGCTACTTTCAATGAAAACTCCTCATCTGTAAACGAATGCCCTACTATCCTGCAAGAATTTCTAGTCCCATCCAAACAAGCTTCATTTGCATTGTCAGAATCTGCTTCCAATTTGCAAGAATCCTCTGTTGCCTCTATAGAAACTCTGTTTTCTTCAACAGAAGCAAGTGTAGACCTGAAAGAATCTCCACCGCTGGAATATACTCCTGCTCCAAGTGAAGTTCCATCATTAAGTGATAAAGAATCTACCAATGCTGATAATGTTTATATACCTCAG GTAACCAAAGATTTTCAAAATTTACAGATGAAACTTAACAATCTTGAAGTAAAACTTGATGAG GCTAAAACTTTGATTGTAAAATTGAGGGAAGCAAACAGAACTACCATCCTAGAGCGGGATAAATTGCAGAAAGAGATG GTATTCTTGAAAAGGGCGGAAGCTGCTGCAAGGAGTCAGTCCATCGGTTTTCCCCTGCTTTTCGTCATCTACGTGGCAGTTGTTGGCATTTTGCTCGGTTACCTTCTACACCTATGA
- the LOC100384528 gene encoding uncharacterized protein isoform X1 — protein sequence MGSEDMLVEIHPRELRFLVEVKKQSSCCIHLVNKSDQYIAFKVKTTSPKKYCVRPNIGVILPLASRDFTVTMQALKNVPPDLQTKDKFLVQTTVVPFGTADEDIVPAFFSKETDQYIEEKKLKVVTVRVSEPQVEKLINGVPHAKETAGVTVAEQTLDSVNEAPNVVNEVRHSLKASFPSLSGTPATFNENSSSVNECPTILQEFLVPSKQASFALSESASNLQESSVASIETLFSSTEASVDLKESPPLEYTPAPSEVPSLSDKESTNADNVYIPQQVTKDFQNLQMKLNNLEVKLDEAKTLIVKLREANRTTILERDKLQKEMVFLKRAEAAARSQSIGFPLLFVIYVAVVGILLGYLLHL from the exons ATGGGCAGCGAGGACATGCTCGTCGAGATCCACCCCCGCGAGCTCCGCTTTCTCG TTGAGGTGAAGAAGCAGAGTTCATGTTGTATCCATCTTGTTAATAAGTCAGATCAATATATCGCATTCAAG GTTAAAACAACTTCTCCAAAAAAATATTGTGTTCGACCAAATATAGGAGTTATTCTTCCATTGGCATCACGTGATTTTACAG TTACTATGCAAGCGCTAAAGAATGTTCCACCTGATTTGCAAACAAAAGACAAGTTTCTTGTGCAGACCACAGTTGTTCCATTTGGTACAGCTGACGAGGACATCGTTCCTGCTTTT TTCTCCAAAGAAACTGATCAATATATTGAGGAGAAGAAGTTGAAAGTTGTCACTGTCAGAGTATCAGAGCCTCAAGTAGAGAAGCTCATCAATGGAGTTCCCCATGCCAAGGAAACAGCTGGAGTTACTGTGGCAGAGCAGACACTAGATAGTGTGAATGAAGCACCTAATGTGGTGAATGAAGTTCGTCATTCTCTGAAAGCAAGCTTTCCGTCTTTAAGTGGAACTCCTGCTACTTTCAATGAAAACTCCTCATCTGTAAACGAATGCCCTACTATCCTGCAAGAATTTCTAGTCCCATCCAAACAAGCTTCATTTGCATTGTCAGAATCTGCTTCCAATTTGCAAGAATCCTCTGTTGCCTCTATAGAAACTCTGTTTTCTTCAACAGAAGCAAGTGTAGACCTGAAAGAATCTCCACCGCTGGAATATACTCCTGCTCCAAGTGAAGTTCCATCATTAAGTGATAAAGAATCTACCAATGCTGATAATGTTTATATACCTCAG CAGGTAACCAAAGATTTTCAAAATTTACAGATGAAACTTAACAATCTTGAAGTAAAACTTGATGAG GCTAAAACTTTGATTGTAAAATTGAGGGAAGCAAACAGAACTACCATCCTAGAGCGGGATAAATTGCAGAAAGAGATG GTATTCTTGAAAAGGGCGGAAGCTGCTGCAAGGAGTCAGTCCATCGGTTTTCCCCTGCTTTTCGTCATCTACGTGGCAGTTGTTGGCATTTTGCTCGGTTACCTTCTACACCTATGA
- the LOC100384528 gene encoding uncharacterized protein LOC100384528 has product MGSEDMLVEIHPRELRFLVEVKKQSSCCIHLVNKSDQYIAFKVKTTSPKKYCVRPNIGVILPLASRDFTVTMQALKNVPPDLQTKDKFLVQTTVVPFGTADEDIVPAFFSKETDQYIEEKKLKVVTVRVSEPQVEKLINGVPHAKETAGVTVAEQTLDSVNEAPNVVNEVRHSLKASFPSLSGTPATFNENSSSVNECPTILQEFLVPSKQASFALSESASNLQESSVASIETLFSSTEASVDLKESPPLEYTPAPSEVPSLSDKESTNADNVYIPQVTKDFQNLQMKLNNLEVKLDEAKTLIVKLREANRTTILERDKLQKEMVFLKRAEAAARSQSIGFPLLFVIYVAVVGILLGYLLHL; this is encoded by the exons ATGGGCAGCGAGGACATGCTCGTCGAGATCCACCCCCGCGAGCTCCGCTTTCTCG TTGAGGTGAAGAAGCAGAGTTCATGTTGTATCCATCTTGTTAATAAGTCAGATCAATATATCGCATTCAAG GTTAAAACAACTTCTCCAAAAAAATATTGTGTTCGACCAAATATAGGAGTTATTCTTCCATTGGCATCACGTGATTTTACAG TTACTATGCAAGCGCTAAAGAATGTTCCACCTGATTTGCAAACAAAAGACAAGTTTCTTGTGCAGACCACAGTTGTTCCATTTGGTACAGCTGACGAGGACATCGTTCCTGCTTTT TTCTCCAAAGAAACTGATCAATATATTGAGGAGAAGAAGTTGAAAGTTGTCACTGTCAGAGTATCAGAGCCTCAAGTAGAGAAGCTCATCAATGGAGTTCCCCATGCCAAGGAAACAGCTGGAGTTACTGTGGCAGAGCAGACACTAGATAGTGTGAATGAAGCACCTAATGTGGTGAATGAAGTTCGTCATTCTCTGAAAGCAAGCTTTCCGTCTTTAAGTGGAACTCCTGCTACTTTCAATGAAAACTCCTCATCTGTAAACGAATGCCCTACTATCCTGCAAGAATTTCTAGTCCCATCCAAACAAGCTTCATTTGCATTGTCAGAATCTGCTTCCAATTTGCAAGAATCCTCTGTTGCCTCTATAGAAACTCTGTTTTCTTCAACAGAAGCAAGTGTAGACCTGAAAGAATCTCCACCGCTGGAATATACTCCTGCTCCAAGTGAAGTTCCATCATTAAGTGATAAAGAATCTACCAATGCTGATAATGTTTATATACCTCAG GTAACCAAAGATTTTCAAAATTTACAGATGAAACTTAACAATCTTGAAGTAAAACTTGATGAG GCTAAAACTTTGATTGTAAAATTGAGGGAAGCAAACAGAACTACCATCCTAGAGCGGGATAAATTGCAGAAAGAGATG GTATTCTTGAAAAGGGCGGAAGCTGCTGCAAGGAGTCAGTCCATCGGTTTTCCCCTGCTTTTCGTCATCTACGTGGCAGTTGTTGGCATTTTGCTCGGTTACCTTCTACACCTATGA
- the LOC100384528 gene encoding uncharacterized protein isoform X2, protein MQALKNVPPDLQTKDKFLVQTTVVPFGTADEDIVPAFFSKETDQYIEEKKLKVVTVRVSEPQVEKLINGVPHAKETAGVTVAEQTLDSVNEAPNVVNEVRHSLKASFPSLSGTPATFNENSSSVNECPTILQEFLVPSKQASFALSESASNLQESSVASIETLFSSTEASVDLKESPPLEYTPAPSEVPSLSDKESTNADNVYIPQQVTKDFQNLQMKLNNLEVKLDEAKTLIVKLREANRTTILERDKLQKEMVFLKRAEAAARSQSIGFPLLFVIYVAVVGILLGYLLHL, encoded by the exons ATGCAAGCGCTAAAGAATGTTCCACCTGATTTGCAAACAAAAGACAAGTTTCTTGTGCAGACCACAGTTGTTCCATTTGGTACAGCTGACGAGGACATCGTTCCTGCTTTT TTCTCCAAAGAAACTGATCAATATATTGAGGAGAAGAAGTTGAAAGTTGTCACTGTCAGAGTATCAGAGCCTCAAGTAGAGAAGCTCATCAATGGAGTTCCCCATGCCAAGGAAACAGCTGGAGTTACTGTGGCAGAGCAGACACTAGATAGTGTGAATGAAGCACCTAATGTGGTGAATGAAGTTCGTCATTCTCTGAAAGCAAGCTTTCCGTCTTTAAGTGGAACTCCTGCTACTTTCAATGAAAACTCCTCATCTGTAAACGAATGCCCTACTATCCTGCAAGAATTTCTAGTCCCATCCAAACAAGCTTCATTTGCATTGTCAGAATCTGCTTCCAATTTGCAAGAATCCTCTGTTGCCTCTATAGAAACTCTGTTTTCTTCAACAGAAGCAAGTGTAGACCTGAAAGAATCTCCACCGCTGGAATATACTCCTGCTCCAAGTGAAGTTCCATCATTAAGTGATAAAGAATCTACCAATGCTGATAATGTTTATATACCTCAG CAGGTAACCAAAGATTTTCAAAATTTACAGATGAAACTTAACAATCTTGAAGTAAAACTTGATGAG GCTAAAACTTTGATTGTAAAATTGAGGGAAGCAAACAGAACTACCATCCTAGAGCGGGATAAATTGCAGAAAGAGATG GTATTCTTGAAAAGGGCGGAAGCTGCTGCAAGGAGTCAGTCCATCGGTTTTCCCCTGCTTTTCGTCATCTACGTGGCAGTTGTTGGCATTTTGCTCGGTTACCTTCTACACCTATGA